The Spirosoma sp. SC4-14 DNA window GGCACGGCCTGATGAAACTCCTCAATGGTGTGCACTTCATGAAGATGATGATCGCGACCAAACGTAGTGGTACGGCCAACATCAATTAACCGCTGAAACCAGCGATGTTGGGCTTCGGCTGGCTGATACATCCACGTTTGTTGCCGTTCTACGACCCATTTGGCCAACGGCTGGCTGACGACTGAACGAATTCCCATAATGCTGCAAAGGTAACGAAAACCGTTAGCAGTCGTCAGTGGCTAATGAGTCCTGAAAAAAGTCTACGTTAATTTAAAGGGTGCTTATGCCTGTTTGTGGCCAATGGCTTACTAAAAACGTCTAACCATTCTGATTGTCATACAAAAAATACAATCGTGTATTTAGTTTGGGACGTTGTTTCTCTTGAATAATCCATATTTTTGCAAACCTTTTAAGAAACACGACTTGTAAAAAGGAATTTAGCTTACCTGAAATGGGACTTTTCAACTTTTTAACTAGCGACATTGCGATTGACCTGGGCACGGCGAATACCTTGATTATTCACAAGGATCGGATTGTGGTGGATGAGCCTTCGATTATTGCAATGGACAAAGCCAGCGGTAAAGTGCTGGCTATTGGCCATAAGGCCATGCAAATGCACGAAAAGACCAATGAGAATATCAAGACGATTCGCCCGCTGAAAGACGGTGTAATTGCCGATTTTACGGCTGCCGAGCTCATGATTCGGGGTATGATCAAAATGATCGATACAGGCAGTAAACTGTTCTCTCCGTCGCACCGGATGGTGATTTGTATTCCGTCGGGAATTACCGAAGTGGAGAAACGGGCCGTTAAAGACTCGGCCGAACATGCTGGCGCAAAAGAAGTGTATATGGTACACGAACCTATTGCGGCTGCTATCGGAATTGGGATCGACATTACTCAGCCGAACGGTACGATGATCGTTGATATTGGAGGAGGTACTACCGAAATTGCGGTTATTGCATTGTCGGGTATTGTCTGCGAACAATCGATTCGTATTGCTGGCGATGTGTTTACCCGCGACATTGTCGATTACATGCGTCGGGAGCATAATTTGCTGATCGGCGAACGCTCGGCCGAGCAAATCAAAATGGAAGTTGGATCGGCACTCCCCGAACTCGATAATCCACCTGCCGACTACGAAATTCGTGGTCGCGATCTGATGACGGGTATTCCTAAAGAAATCAAGGTTACCTATAGTGAAATTGCTTACTCGCTCGACAAATCAATCTCGAAAATTGAAGAGGCTACTATGAAAGCCCTCGAAATTTCGCCACCAGAATTGTCGGCCGATATTTACACGAATGGTATTCACCTGACTGGCGGAGGAGCGTTGTTGCACGGGCTCGATAAGCGTCTGGGCGCAAAAACCAAACTGCCCATCCACGTTGCCGACGATCCGCTCAAGGCTGTTGTGAAAGGAACCGGCGAAGTGATCAAAAATCTGGATCTGTATAAATCCGTTCTGATTAGCTAAACTGTAAAGCCGACACTCGGCCGCTGCCGTGGAAACCCACGCATTGTAGAAGATACATAAATCGCTACAAAGCGTGGGTTCCATACGTTTTATTTGTATGGGAGAGTTAGTCGAATTTTTTATTCGGAGCCGCAATTTTATATTGTTTGTGTTGCTGGAAGTACTCTGCTTCTATTTTATTATCAACACAAGCAATTACTGGAGCGTCACTTATTTTAATACGTCGAACCGGTATGCGGCTCAGGTGTTGGCATGGGCAAATGCCGCTAACGAATATGCCAATCTAAGGCAGGCTAACGCTGATCTGGCAATGGAAAATCAGCAGTTGCGTACAAAGCTTACGAAAGCATTGCAGAGCCATCCCATTGCTCCTGCCGAATACCAGGCCGATTCGACCTTTGCCGATCGCTTTAAATTTACAGTGGCAAAGGTGGTAAATAACACCACGCAATTCGCTAACAACTACATAACCATCGATAAAGGGACCGACGATGGTATGCGGCCCGGTATGGGCGTTATTTCGCCAACGGGTATAGTTGGGAAGATAAAAATATGTAACCGTAACTTTTCGGTTATTACATCCATTTTACATTCGGAATATCTGGTTTCGTCTCAGTTGGTAAAAGCAGGGGAAATTGGAACCGCAAAATGGGATGGTGTTGATCCTCATCTGATTAAACTCAATGATATTTCGCTTACAAAAAAGGTCAGTAAAGGCGACTCCGTTGTTACGTCAGAGCGTAATTCTACGTTTCCGCCCGGAATTTTGATAGGCCGCGTTCGCTCAATTGGCGTACAACCAAACAAAGTTTTTTATGACCTAACGCTCGATTTAGCGACCAATTTCAGTAGCCTGTCATTTGTTTATGTCGTCGAAAATCGTCTGCAGGCAGAACAGGAGCAATTAGAAAAACAAGTTGAAACCGAAAAATGAGTTTTTGGCCTGCCGGAGTCTGCTTTAGCCAGCGACCAAACGGACGACCGAAAACAGAAATCTAGTTTACTGTGACCTTACGTGAAATTCTGTCTACTGCATTGATGTTTTTGCTTTACCTCGTATTGCAAATACTGCTCGTACGGAATTTAGTGCTGTTCGATTACGCTTTCTGCTTTGTTTATATCGCCTGCATTTTGCTATTACCTAATGAAACCAGCCTGACCTGGTTACTGCTCATTGCTTTCATAACCGGAATTGTTGTCGATACTTTCTATAATACGCTGGGAATGCATGCTGCAGCCACAGTGCTAATGGCCTATTTTCGGCCGTTGGTTGTCCGGACGCAGATCGATGTGCCCGGTATGGAATCCCGCCTTGAGTTTTCACTAAAAGAATTGGGTGTTGGTGTATTCTTTCGATACGTATTCATATTGGCACTAATTCATCATACGGCTTTGTTCTCTATCGAAGCCAGTAGTCTCTCGCTTATTATTCCAACCTTGATTCGGATCATTGCCAGCACACTATTCACAACCGTTAGCATTGTACTGATTCAGTTCTTTACCCGAAATTAAATTGGGCTTATTGGTTACAGTTTATGGTTGCTCCACCTATTTAGGGCTTTCTCTTGCAAAGTAACCATAAATCATAAACTATTTCCTTATATGGCCGAAACGCTCATTGTTCCGCAAACGTCGGACCGTCAGTCCATCTATAATGCATTACTTCCCCAGATTGCCGCTCTGATTGAGGGCGAAACCGATTTGATTGCTAATCTGGCAAACATCACGGCTGCTCTGAAAGAAGCCTTTGGTTTTTTCTGGGTTGGTTTTTATCTCAAAAAAGACAATCAGCTCGTGCTTGGACCCTTTCAGGGACCAATTGCCTGCACCCGTATTGCGTTCGACAAAGGTGTATGCGGAGCAGCCTACACACGTAAGGAAACGATGTTGGTACCTGATGTTGAACAGTTTCCCGGACATATTGCCTGTAGCTCGGCATCGAAATCAGAAGTTGTTGTTCCCGTTTTTAATGCAGCAGGCGATGTAATTATGGTGCTGGATGTCGACAGCGACCAGCTCAACGACTTTAGTGAAGTTGACGCGAAAGGCCTGGAGCAGGTAGCAGCTATGATTACCAGGCTCTAGACGAAAGGTAATTCCAGATTATATAGAGATAACTGCTCTAAACGACTACAATTAAGATGCAATTAAATTCCTGAAACGTGTAAAACGTAGATAGGGGGCGTCCGTCTTAGGTATGAATTAAACGAACTTGTAATCATGCTTAAGAAAATTGCCATTTGTGGGATAATGTTCTCGTTCCTGTCATTGCCCTTATTGGCGCAGCAAACAGCAGTTCCCGATGCACCACCGGCAAATCGGGGTAAGATGGGCCGTGGCAACCGGTCAGGACAAACTTATCAGATGGCCGATGCCGCAACCCGCGCTCAGCACGAAACCGACCGATTAACCCAACAACTTGGATTAGATCAGGCAACAAGTCAGAAAGTACACGATGCGGCTCTGGCACACTCCCAGAAAGTTGATGCTATCAACGCTACGTCTGACGATAATCAGACAAAGCAAGCAGCACTGAAGGCCAATGCCGATGATTTCAAAACGAAGCTTCAGGGAATTCTGACACCCGATCAATTCGCACAACTGCAATCGATGAAAGGCCGTATGGGGCGCGATAAAGCGGGCAATGGTCGGCACAGAGGGGACCGTCCGCAGAATTAAGCGAAACGGTTTTGTTCAGAATAGCGGGGTTTAGAGTATCGATTGGCCGATACTCTAAACCCCGCTATTCGTTGCGCACAGTAAAGTTTGTGGGTTTCGTACTTTTTCTGCAAATCGTGCAGAAAAGCTATGTCTTCTTCATTTTCGCGTCGTTCGTTTCTACAGCAATCTACACTTATAGCAGCAGCAGGCATTGCTGCGCCTACGATTCTGTCAGCAAAAACAGGAGGGTTCAATGCCGAAACGGTCGTGTTGGGGCATAATGGTTTCCGGTATCGGGTGGTGTCGGGTTGGGGGGTGCTGGATGCGGGTAAAAATCCGGTCAACGATTGCCACGAAATGGTGCTCGACGCCAAAGGTCGGATTATTCTATTGACCAACGAAACAAAGAATAACATTCTGGTTTACGATAAATCGGGTAAGTTGCTTGAATCCTGGGGACATGAATACCCCGGTGGGCATGGGCTCACACTTGGTGGCGAAGGCAATGATCAGTACCTTCTCATTTGCGATACTGACCGGCATCAGGTTATCAAGACCGACCTGAAAGGCCGTGAGCTAATGAAACTCGACTACCCGAAAGAAACAGGAGCCTATGCTTATCCGTCGCAGTTTAAACCGACCGAAACGGCTATTAATCCTGCCAATGGTGATATTTATGTCGTCGATGGCTATGGCCTCAACTATGTTACGCAGTATGACAAAACGGGTAAACTTATCCGCTACTGGGGAGGCAAAGGCGACACGAACGACACCTTCGACTGCTGTCATGGTATAGTCGTTGACCGGCGCACGGCTAATCCGACACTGCTGATTACCGACCGTCGGCACAATGCACTCAAACGCTTCTCGCTCGATGGTAAGTATCTGGCAACCATAGCTTTGCCTGGGTCTTATATCTGCCGACCAGTCATTCATGGAGAGAATATCTATGGGGCCGTATTCAGAAGTACATCGGATAGCTATCCGGATTCGGGCTATATTACAATTCTGGATAAAAATGATCGGGTTATTTCAACCCCCGGCGGATCGGAACCTGTTTATGAAGGGGCAAAGCTCATGGAGCAGCGTAAAGACCGCACGGTATCGGCATTTTTGCATCCACACGATGTGCTGATCGATGAAGACGACAGTATCTATGTAGCCCAGTGGAATTCGAAGAAAACTTATCCAATTAAGTTGGAGCGTGTGGCCTGACCACCGTGCTAATCCATGAATAAATTCGTTCTGTTGCAGACTCCTGCGGCCCAACCTTCGGATTGGGTATTGTTTTTTGGCCATTTTCATCCGCTTATTGTTCACCTGCCGATTGGTTTTCTGCTGATTGCGGGACTTCTCGAAATAGACCGGCTGACCCGTAGAAACTCCGTAAGTCAGCATACCATTACGCTGATTCTGTTCTGGTCGGCGGTGAGTGCTACTATCGCCTGCCTATTTGGTTATATGCTTTCGCTGGCGGGGGGCTATGATACCGAAACGCTCAATAGCCATAAGTGGCAGGGAATCGGTGTTGCCATACTGGCATGGATTGCCTGGGCCGTAAAGTCGGAGAATCTGGGGCGATTTATGCCAGTTGCCCAGCTACTATACCTACCCTCGCTGGGTATTACCTTGCTATTGCTGCTAAGTGCCGGGCATCAGGGTGGTAATCTGACCCATGGGTCAGACTATCTGACGCAGTACGCACCGGGGCCAATTCGGACGCTGGCAGGCTTACCGCCTAAACAAAAAGAATTCAAGATAGAGCCAATAACAGATGTTAATCAGGCTATAGTGTATCGGCAAATCATCAACCCAATTCTACAGACCCGCTGTGTGCAATGCCATAATGCCGATAAGTCGAAAGCAGGTCTACGGCTCGATACGCCCGACATGATCAAAAAAGGCTCGGAAGATGGACCGGTATTTATTGCAGGTAAAGGTAATAATAGCCAACTCATAAAAGCCTGCCTGCTGCCCGAAGAAGATGACCATCATATGCCGCCGAAAGGGAAGCCGCAGCTAACCGAAAGCCAGATTACCCTGCTAACCTGGTGGATCGATCAGGGGGCTTCGTTCGATAAAAAAGTTTCGGACCTGGCCGTTAACGAGGCTGTTCGACCGGCTTTAGCGTCGTTGGAGAGTGGTGGAGCTGGAAGTATTTCACCGGGTAACGTAGCGGCTTCGACAGGGCCTGCGCCAGCATCGCCCGTGCTGACGATGAACGTGCCCATGGCCGACCCAAAAACGATTGATGAACTAAAGAAAACCGGGTTGCTGGTATTGCCTCTGTCGAAAGAGCAAAACCAGCTTGAGGTTAGCGCCGTAAATGCCCGTTCGTTCAATGATGCACAGGCTGCGGTATTGCCAAAACTAAGCGAACAGATTGTTTGGGCAAAGTTGGGTGATACCGAACTATCGGATGCTGCATTGGTATATATTGCCAAATTAAAGAATCTGCAAAAACTGCATCTGGAGCAAACGAAGGTGACAGACACTGGTTTGCAACAACTTAAAGGGTTAAGTAATCTGGAATACCTGAATCTATACGGAACAGCCATTACTGATGCAGGATTAGCCGAACTCCCTAAATTTAAAAATCTCAAAACGGTTTATCTCTGGCAAACCAAAGTGACACCGCAGGGGCTGGCGAATTTGAAAAAGGCAATGCCAAAACTCGACATAGTAGGCGGTATTGACGAAAAGGCTATTGCCGATTTTGCCAAAGCGTCTTCTGAAACGAAGGCGGAAGAGCCGAAAAAGAATTAGAATATAAACGCTTTGCTAAGCGACGGATGCCTTACCTTCGGGTTAGAAGTTCGTCGCTTTTAGTTTATGCAGAACGTATTTCCGGTGTATTCGATTGGGCATTTCATCAACGAACCCACCAGCCGTGCAGACTTTGCCCTAACGTTGTTCGAGACAATGGACGAGCCTAATGTCGAAGATCCGCACAGGCACACCTTTTATGAAATTATTTGGGTCGATGCCGGACAGAGTAAACAAGCCATCGACTACACGAATTACCAGTTATGCCCACGGTCGCTTTTTTTTATTTCGCCTGGTCAACTACATTTTTTTGAAGAATGGGAGCACCTGAAGGGCGGTAGTATTTTGTTCACCGAAGATTTTTTTCTGCTTAACCATCAAAACAAAGACAAGCTGTTTGAACTGAGCTTCCTGGATAATTTTTACGCCAATCCATTGCTCAAACTTACTCTTCAGGACTATCAGGAAATTCGGCATATCATCGAACTGATGGAAAAAGAGCAACAACGAGTCGATTCTGCGGCTGGCATTATACAGGCCTTATTGCATGTGCTG harbors:
- a CDS encoding GAF domain-containing protein — its product is MAETLIVPQTSDRQSIYNALLPQIAALIEGETDLIANLANITAALKEAFGFFWVGFYLKKDNQLVLGPFQGPIACTRIAFDKGVCGAAYTRKETMLVPDVEQFPGHIACSSASKSEVVVPVFNAAGDVIMVLDVDSDQLNDFSEVDAKGLEQVAAMITRL
- the mreC gene encoding rod shape-determining protein MreC, with amino-acid sequence MGELVEFFIRSRNFILFVLLEVLCFYFIINTSNYWSVTYFNTSNRYAAQVLAWANAANEYANLRQANADLAMENQQLRTKLTKALQSHPIAPAEYQADSTFADRFKFTVAKVVNNTTQFANNYITIDKGTDDGMRPGMGVISPTGIVGKIKICNRNFSVITSILHSEYLVSSQLVKAGEIGTAKWDGVDPHLIKLNDISLTKKVSKGDSVVTSERNSTFPPGILIGRVRSIGVQPNKVFYDLTLDLATNFSSLSFVYVVENRLQAEQEQLEKQVETEK
- a CDS encoding 6-bladed beta-propeller, encoding MSSSFSRRSFLQQSTLIAAAGIAAPTILSAKTGGFNAETVVLGHNGFRYRVVSGWGVLDAGKNPVNDCHEMVLDAKGRIILLTNETKNNILVYDKSGKLLESWGHEYPGGHGLTLGGEGNDQYLLICDTDRHQVIKTDLKGRELMKLDYPKETGAYAYPSQFKPTETAINPANGDIYVVDGYGLNYVTQYDKTGKLIRYWGGKGDTNDTFDCCHGIVVDRRTANPTLLITDRRHNALKRFSLDGKYLATIALPGSYICRPVIHGENIYGAVFRSTSDSYPDSGYITILDKNDRVISTPGGSEPVYEGAKLMEQRKDRTVSAFLHPHDVLIDEDDSIYVAQWNSKKTYPIKLERVA
- a CDS encoding c-type cytochrome domain-containing protein; protein product: MNKFVLLQTPAAQPSDWVLFFGHFHPLIVHLPIGFLLIAGLLEIDRLTRRNSVSQHTITLILFWSAVSATIACLFGYMLSLAGGYDTETLNSHKWQGIGVAILAWIAWAVKSENLGRFMPVAQLLYLPSLGITLLLLLSAGHQGGNLTHGSDYLTQYAPGPIRTLAGLPPKQKEFKIEPITDVNQAIVYRQIINPILQTRCVQCHNADKSKAGLRLDTPDMIKKGSEDGPVFIAGKGNNSQLIKACLLPEEDDHHMPPKGKPQLTESQITLLTWWIDQGASFDKKVSDLAVNEAVRPALASLESGGAGSISPGNVAASTGPAPASPVLTMNVPMADPKTIDELKKTGLLVLPLSKEQNQLEVSAVNARSFNDAQAAVLPKLSEQIVWAKLGDTELSDAALVYIAKLKNLQKLHLEQTKVTDTGLQQLKGLSNLEYLNLYGTAITDAGLAELPKFKNLKTVYLWQTKVTPQGLANLKKAMPKLDIVGGIDEKAIADFAKASSETKAEEPKKN
- a CDS encoding rod shape-determining protein; translated protein: MGLFNFLTSDIAIDLGTANTLIIHKDRIVVDEPSIIAMDKASGKVLAIGHKAMQMHEKTNENIKTIRPLKDGVIADFTAAELMIRGMIKMIDTGSKLFSPSHRMVICIPSGITEVEKRAVKDSAEHAGAKEVYMVHEPIAAAIGIGIDITQPNGTMIVDIGGGTTEIAVIALSGIVCEQSIRIAGDVFTRDIVDYMRREHNLLIGERSAEQIKMEVGSALPELDNPPADYEIRGRDLMTGIPKEIKVTYSEIAYSLDKSISKIEEATMKALEISPPELSADIYTNGIHLTGGGALLHGLDKRLGAKTKLPIHVADDPLKAVVKGTGEVIKNLDLYKSVLIS
- a CDS encoding DUF4890 domain-containing protein yields the protein MLKKIAICGIMFSFLSLPLLAQQTAVPDAPPANRGKMGRGNRSGQTYQMADAATRAQHETDRLTQQLGLDQATSQKVHDAALAHSQKVDAINATSDDNQTKQAALKANADDFKTKLQGILTPDQFAQLQSMKGRMGRDKAGNGRHRGDRPQN
- a CDS encoding AraC family transcriptional regulator translates to MQNVFPVYSIGHFINEPTSRADFALTLFETMDEPNVEDPHRHTFYEIIWVDAGQSKQAIDYTNYQLCPRSLFFISPGQLHFFEEWEHLKGGSILFTEDFFLLNHQNKDKLFELSFLDNFYANPLLKLTLQDYQEIRHIIELMEKEQQRVDSAAGIIQALLHVLVSQIQRCIDQQNSQRISRKYVILYKKLKRLLDEQFMEHRSVSDYASQLAITQHHLNLVCREVTGKTAGEVIRARSLLEAKRLLTFTDNSVSEVAAQLGFLDSSYFARVFRQDVGMSPVAFKQSMSEMYRL